A region from the Panicum hallii strain FIL2 chromosome 1, PHallii_v3.1, whole genome shotgun sequence genome encodes:
- the LOC112883834 gene encoding protein ACCELERATED CELL DEATH 6-like isoform X1 — protein MVSSSAGQPGQQSRRRPPPTFEASASTANGAQADTFASYLEQRSVNPQHIPPVVVRLKPLKPAWCAHCNRKRLEEEEDLGAIVSAMPPNRNNGGEHIVSWSHADAAPRELALEGRSCSRCAVEIYGKARRHLRDGSPAAGSGGNTPLHQAARSGNLRMLFHLVTLLGLDAGHGRVAEALRRTNERQETALHMAVGVGDKDMVRLLLWVDPRLGQIACRCHDTSLIYLAVSQGDQNIAQQLYDASGPDANLVSSYSGPSGQNALHAAVLHGEGPQISSIRCWSMTRMVLAWKKDLSTKKDQNGSTPLHFAVSVEQRTYIPRWCFRLAWLRNAPVSFQKRMVNVPAWPLLDAQPSMAYQPDNEGLFPVHVAAVTNQTAAVHVLLTECPGCVGVRDGRGRTFLHAAVQHEGSSVVRYACRRPECASIMNVQDEDGNTALHLAVAAEKLRMLCNLLTNRGVCLNLRNNKGQTALDLAMANIRKGFFYGRNRDKLIYSTLARVGAKHSSRRGDKLSGKQDSGAEAAEQAGAGELHREESAKLTDASRTLAVGSVLIATMTFGATFTRLPGDWRPGDPGGGGAPAIAGRWWFFDAFVVASALAFILSSSATVGLMYSGIAMVELPIRRKHFLFSLFLVSSSVTCLTIAFALGVYMVLAPVARGTAIAICVVSPLLLIYRNAESLQKLFAVSGPLYARMGFWVCLRWSGGAILLRLLKKFWPFVVIFGLAGHLRSHHHHQQQPRG, from the exons ATGGTGTCGAGCAGCGCCGGCCAACCGGGGCAgcagagccgccgccgcccccctccgACCTTCGAGGCTTCCGCCTCGACGGCTAATGGTGCGCAAGCCGACACCTTCGCCTCCTACCTCGAGCAGAGGAGCGTTAATCCGCAGCACATACCACCTGTCGTCGTGCGTCTCAAGCCGCTGAAGCCCGCGTGGTGCGCGCATTGCAACCGCAAGcggctcgaggaagaagaagacctcggCGCAATAGTATCGGCTATGCCGCCCAATCGCAACAATGGTGGGGAGCACATCGTGTCTTGGTCCCACGCTGACGCGGCGCCCCGCGAGCTTGCCTTAGAAGGGCGCTCTTGCTCGAGGTGCGCGGTGGAGATCTACGGGAAAGCCCGCCGGCATCTCCGGGATGGGTCACCtgcggcggggagcggcggcaaTACGCCGCTGCATCAGGCCGCCAGATCCGGGAACCTGAGGATGCTGTTCCATCTCGTCACGTTGCTGGGCCTGGACGCCGGCCACGGCAGGGTAGCGGAGGCGCTGAGGAGGACCAACGAGCGCCAGGAGACGGCCTTGCACATGGCGGTCGGTGTCGGCGACAAGGACATGGTCAGGCTGCTGCTGTGGGTGGATCCACGGCTGGGTCAGATCGCGTGCCGCTGCCACGACACCTCGCTGATTTACCTGGCCGTCTCGCAAGGAGACCAGAACATCGCGCAGCAATTGTATGATGCTTCTGGTCCGGATGCCAACCTGGTGTCCTCCTACTCCGGACCCAGCGGCCAGAATGCCTTACATGCTGCAGTTCTGCACGGAGAAG GACCTCAAATTTCATCCATTAGATGTTGGA GTATGACTCGTATGGTACTCGCCTGGAAGAAGGACCTAAGCACAAAAAAGGACCAAAACGGCAGCACCCCTCTTCACTTTGCCGTATCCGTGGAGCAAAGGACATACATTCCCAGATGGTGCTTTCGCCTTGCCTGGCTGCGAAACGCCCCAGTATCGTTTCAGAAGAGGATGGTGAACGTCCCAGCATGGCCCTTGCTGGATGCCCAGCCATCCATGGCCTACCAGCCGGACAACGAAGGCTTGTTCCCCGTGCACGTCGCTGCGGTCACGAACCAGACGGCCGCCGTCCACGTCCTTCTCACGGAGTGCCCTGGCTGCGTGGGCGTGCGCGACGGCCGGGGGCGGACgttcctccacgccgccgtccaGCACGAGGGGTCGAGCGTGGTGAGGTACGCTTGCCGGAGGCCGGAGTGTGCATCTATCATGAACGTCCAGGACGAGGACGGCAACACGGCGCTGCACCTCGCCGTGGCTGCCGAGAAGCTGCGGATGCTCTGCAACCTGCTGACCAACCGGGGGGTGTGCTTGAATTTAAGGAACAACAAGGGCCAGACGGCGTTGGATTTGGCCATGGCCAACATCCGTAAAGGATTCTTCTATGGACGG aACCGGGACAAACTGATTTACAGCACGCTCGCGCGTGTGGGTGCCAAGCATTCTAGTCGCCGGGGTGACAAGTTGAGTGGCAAGCAAGATTCAGGTGCTGAGGCAGCGGAACAAGCCGGTGCCGGTGAGCTGCACAGAGAGGAGTCCGCCAAGCTGACGGACGCGAGCCGGACCCTCGCCGTCGGCTCGGTGCTCATCGCGACGATGACCTTTGGCGCCACGTTCACCCGCCTGCCAGGGGACTGGAGGCCGGGCgaccccggcggcggcggcgcgccggcgaTCGCCGGGCGGTGGTGGTTCTTCGACGCGTTCGTGGTGGCCAGCGCGCTGGCCTTCATCCTGTCCTCGTCGGCCACCGTCGGCCTCATGTACTCCGGCATCGCGATGGTGGAGTTGCCCATCCGCCGGAAGCACTTCCTGTTCTCGCTATTCCTCGTCTCCAGCTCCGTCACTTGCCTCACGATCGCGTTCGCGCTGGGCGTATACATGGTGCTGGCCCCCGTCGCCCGCGGCACGGCCATCGCTATCTGCGTCGTCAGCCCTCTGCTGCTCATCTACAGGAACGCGGAGAGCCTGCAGAAGCTGTTCGCGGTGTCGGGGCCTCTGTACGCGAGGATGGGGTTCTGGGTGTGTCTGCGGTGGTCAGGAGGGGCCATCCTGCTGCGGCTGCTGAAGAAGTTTTGGCCCTTCGTTGTGATCTTCGGCTTGGCAGGTCATTTGAggagccaccaccaccaccagcagcagccgcGCGGCTGA
- the LOC112878968 gene encoding ATP-dependent DNA helicase MER3 homolog, with protein sequence MGSLADPYALRCVSDLPPPFRPVFRFRYFNSLQCECFHVCYFSDVNMVISAPTGSGKTVLFELCILRLLSRFLLPDFRFNLVKGTLKTIYMAPSKALVQEKLRDWDTKLGPLGINCLEMTGDNEFYNNKAIHDADIILTTPEKFDSMSRHGIRNGGLGFFSDIALVLIDEVHLLNDPRGAALEAVVSRIKMLSRHGNMKSSPLASVRFVAVSATIPNIEDIAEWLLAPPEGIKRFGEEMRPVKWKTKVFGYAPAKNDFLFERRLQSFIYDILMQHSRGKSALVFCSTRKGAQEAAQCLSQTGASLGYSNPFMQSIQQYEHLREASLTCSDKQLQTCIVHGVGFHNAGLCSKDRNLVEGLFLKGDLQVLCATNTLAHGVNLPAHTVVIKSTQFFNKEKGQYAEYDRSMVLQMCGRAGRPPFDDTGTIIIMTRRETVHLYENLLNGCEMVESQLLPCAVEHLNAEIVQLTVPDISFAIEWIKCSYLYIRIKKNPENYGIKRGTPRDLLEKQIKDICVEKIHELVEYGLIWTDEYAFLLQPLEPGKLMAKFYLKFDTMKLIVKASACCSLEDLLHIICHSAELTWIQLRRNEKKILNDINTDKDGRILFHIVMGNGKRKKRIQTREEKLFLLANDCLTGDPLIHDLSLNQETNSICSNGCRIARCMREYFIYKKCYRSAINSMILANSLHQKLWESSPFLLKQLPGIGIVTAKALKSAGIYDFETLATADARKIESSTGRNYPFGNHIKESLSSLPPKIDIHIEDAGNRLGKSTITVTLTRLSQAVRSNKRNFADMVVGSEEDNVILFHEKIRTQEFHSPYSVKVFVPCPQNARVTLKADLIFEEYVGLDVHKKHVISREDGLHETKERGIDKPVPAYNLPAEICLVSSRTAQTSRSQSHTEQSPLSKEVYVIEEDAAVSALEKADNVVGTRKFNNLASLEVPSFDLLPEEEYGDMQAAWTPEPAEAECKSATSNTIFDHIRKKSKDFPTLMLSKSMDSSYEPLILKKMKTSRDQFGAEQSSLHVGDVTPVDSGPAEPGVSPTNTAEKCRRILNRTSEKSCMLFAGKRDSPLEKSKLLIKAPLENSLQLAAKRDSPSEKSKMPTTLDECSLVLAGGKDSPLEKSSILIRTPVENPFKKGTPVENSPQFTAKRDSPAEKRKFCFSSPPLPCFQAAKLTKQVQAAGQLFNIEEYVKDILEKRKGSESGDSFLNCRSVFSFL encoded by the exons ATGGGATCTCTCGCCGACCCCTACGCGCTACGCTGTGTCTCCGACCTGCCCCCGCCATTCCGCCCCGTGTTTCGGTTCAG ATACTTCAATTCCTTGCAGTGCGAGTGCTTCCATGTGTGCTACTTCTCGGATGTGAACATGGTTATCTCCGCGCCTACTGGGAGTGGGAAGACCGTGCTGTTTGAGCTCTGTATTCTGAGGCTGCTCTCGAGGTTCCTTTTACCAGACTTTAGGTTCAATTTGGTTAAAGGAACTCTGAAAACA ATCTACATGGCACCCTCCAAGGCGCTGGTGCAGGAGAAGCTGCGGGACTGGGACACAAAGCTGGGCCCACTGGGGATCAATTGCTTGGAGATGACTGGTGACAATGAATTCTACAACAATAAAGCCATACACGATGCTGATATAATCCTAACCACTCCTGAG AAGTTTGATTCCATGAGCCGACATGGTATAAGAAATGGTGGGTTGGGTTTCTTCAGTGACATTGCCCTTGTCCTTATTGATGAAGTTCACCTTCTCAATGATCCACGTGGAGCTGCATTGGAAGCAGTTGTCAGTAGAATAAAAATGCTCTCACGACATGGCAATATGAAATCTTCTCCTTTGGCTAGTGTCCGATTCGTAGCTGTTTCTGCCACTATCCCAAATATTGAGGACATAG CGGAGTGGCTCCTAGCACCCCCTGAAGGAATCAAAAG ATTTGGAGAAGAAATGAGGCCAGTGAAGTGGAAAACCAAGGTCTTTG GTTATGCTCCAGCTAAAAATGACTTCCTTTTTGAGAGG AGGCTGCAAAGTTTTATTTACG ATATTCTGATGCAACATTCAAGAGGGAAATCTGCACTTGTTTTCTGTTCTACAAGAAAAGGGGCACAAGAAGCAGCTCAGTGCCTTTCACAAACTGGAGCATCACTTGGCTATTCCAATCCATTTATGCAATCAATACAGCAGTACGAACATCTAAGGGAGGCTTCTCTAACCTGTAGTGACAAGCAACTGCAGACTTGCATTGTACATGGAG TTGGTTTTCATAATGCTGGTCTTTGCTCAAAAGATCGGAATCTTGTTGAGGGTCTTTTTCTCAAGGGTGATCTTCAAGTTCTATGTGCAACGAATACTTTGGCACATGGTGTCAACTTACCGGCACATACAGTTGTGATAAAGTCAACGCAGTTTTT CAACAAAGAGAAAGGCCAATATGCAGAGTATGATAGGTCCATGGTGCTTCAG ATGTGTGGGAGGGCTGGGCGTCCACCGTTTGATGACACTGGAACAATTATAATTATGACAAGAAGAGAGACA GTTCATCTATATGAGAACCTTCTAAATGGATGTGAAATGGTGGAGTCTCA GTTGCTCCCATGTGCAGTGGAGCATCTAAATGCAGAAATTGTTCAGCTGACAGTACCTGACATAAGTTTTGCAATTGAGTGGATCAAGTGCTCATATTTGTACATTAGGATAAAGAAG AACCCTGAGAACTATGGAATTAAGAGGGGGACTCCTCGAGATCTACTTGAAAAGCAAATTAAAG ATATATGTGTTGAGAAGATTCATGAGTTGGTGGAGTATGGGCTAATTTGGACAGATGAATACGCTTTCCTTCTACAACCATTAG AACCTGGGAAGCTGATGGCAAAGTTCTACCTGAAGTTTGATACAATGAAGCTTATCGTCAAAGCTTCTGCCTGTTGCAGTTTGGAGGACTTATTGCATATCATCTGTCACTCTGCAGAGCTTACTT GGATCCAACTACGCCGAAATGAGAAGAAGATTCTAAATGACATAAACACTGACAAAGATGGTAGAATCCTCTTCCATATTGTCATGGGGaatggaaaaagaaagaagCGTATTCAAACAAGAGAAGAGAAATTATTCTTGCTAGCAAATGACTGCTTAACTGGGGACCCCCTAATCCATGATTTATCCCTTAACCAG GAGACAAACTCAATATGCTCAAATGGATGTAGGATTGCCAGATGCATGAGAGAATATTTTATATACAAAAAGTGTTACAGATCTGCCATAAATTCTATGATCCTTGCAAATAGTCTACATCAAAAGCTTTGGGAGAGCAGTCCATTTCTGTTGAAACAATTGCCTGGGATTGGAATTGTAACAGCAAAG GCTCTGAAGAGTGCTGGAATTTATGACTTTGAGACCTTGGCAACTGCTGATGCTagaaagatagaatcatcaACAGGGCGTAATTATCCATTTGGGAATCATATAAAGGAATCACTGTCATCATTACCACCCAAAATTGACATACATATCGAGGATGCTGGAAACAGACTGGGGAAATCAACCATTACTGTAACACTAACTCGTCTATCACAGGCAGTTCGATCCAATAAACGCAATTTTGCTGACATG GTTGTGGGCTCGGAGGAAGACAATGTGATCCTCTTTCATGAGAAAATAAG GACTCAAGAATTCCACAG CCCATATTCTGTAAAAGTTTTTGTGCCGTGCCCCCAGAATGCACGGGTCACTTTGAAGGCTGATCTAATATTTGAAGAATATG TTGGTCTTGATGTGCACAAGAAGCATGTAATCAGCAGGGAAGATGGTTTACATGAGACCAAAGAGCGTGGAATAGATAAGCCTGTACCCGCATACAATCTTCCTGCAGAGATTTGTTTGGTTAGCTCCAGGACAGCTCAAACAAGTCGATCTCAGTCTCACACTGAACAGAGCCCTCTTTCCAAAGAGGTATATGTCATAGAAGAGGATGCTGCTGTCAGTGCTCTCGAGAAAGCTGATAATGTAGTGGGAACCAGAAAATTTAACAACTTGGCTTCACT GGAGGTCCCCAGCTTTGATCTACTGCCTGAAGAAGAGTATGGAG ATATGCAAGCTGCATGGACTCCTGAACCCGCAGAGGCAGAATGCAAAAGTGCGACAAGCAACACGATCTTTGATCACATACGCAAGAAATCCAAAGATTTCCCCACTCTGATGCTATCAAAATCCATGGATAGCTCTTATGAACCTCTGATACTCAAGAAGATGAAGACATCAAGGGACCAGTttggagcagagcagagcagtctGCATGTGGGTGACGTCACGCCAGTGGATTCTGGACCTGCTGAGCCTGGGGTCTCTCCAACCAATACTGCTGAGAAGTGTCGCAGGATCCTGAATAGAACTTCAGAGAAGAGCTGTATGCTGTTTGCTGGCAAAAGGGACAGCCCATTGGAGAAGAGCAAGCTCCTGATCAAAGCTCCACTTGAAAATTCTCTCCAACTTGCAGCCAAACGTGACAGCCCATCTGAGAAGAGCAAGATGCCGACAACTCTAGATGAATGCTCTCTTGTGCTTGCGGGTGGAAAGGACAGCCCACTGGAGAAGAGCAGCATCCTGATCAGAACTCCAGTTGAAAATCCTTTCAAAAAAGGAACTCCAGTTGAAAACTCTCCTCAGTTTACAGCTAAACGTGACAGCCCAGCTGAGAAGAGGAAATTCTGCTTCAGCAGTCCCCCACTCCCATGTTTCCAGGCTGCGAAACTCACGAAGCAAGTCCAAGCTGCAGGTCAACTCTTCAATATTGAGGAATATGTCAAGGATATATTGGAGAAAAGAAAGGGCAGTGAGAGTGGCGACTCTTTTCTTAATTGCAGGAGCGTCTTTTCCTTTCTCTGA
- the LOC112898061 gene encoding uncharacterized protein LOC112898061 codes for MAAVRGGVCSGGSTNTRHAAHLFPLPCIGEPAAASCFSPGSSVARSKALRAAACYTSDAKTVPEVEASAGKNRNMPIAISATRGRGERYGSRQASSYGAVPLTHRRPASSSLGTRGGGGYHEPHGGDAAFSSITRRLFQEFLAGDRVGSDVSWLLVCL; via the exons ATGGCCGCCGTCCGGGGCGGCGTCTGCTCCGGCGGCAGCACCAACACGCGCCACGCCGCCCACCTCTTCCCGCTCCCCTGCATCGGCGAGCCCGCGGCCGCCTCTTGCTTCTCGCCGGGCTCCTCCGTGGCCCGCTCCAAGGCCTTGCGGGCTGCAGCGTGCTACACCTCCGACGCCAAGACGGTGCCCGAGGTCGAGGCCTCCGCGGGGAAGAACAGGAATATGCCGATCGCAATTTCCGCCACGAGAGGACGCGGCGAGCGCTATGGCAGCCGTCAGGCCTCCTCGTACGGCGCCGTCCCGCTCACCCACCGCCGTCCCGCCTCGTCGTCCCTGGgcacccgcggcggcggcggctaccaCGAGCCCCATGGAGGCGATGCCGCCTTCTCATCCATCACGCGGCGACTG TTCCAGGAGTTTCTTGCTGGAGACAGAGTTGGTTCTGATGTTTCTTGGCTCTTGGTCTGCCTTTGA
- the LOC112883834 gene encoding ankyrin repeat-containing protein At2g01680-like isoform X2, whose amino-acid sequence MVSSSAGQPGQQSRRRPPPTFEASASTANGAQADTFASYLEQRSVNPQHIPPVVVRLKPLKPAWCAHCNRKRLEEEEDLGAIVSAMPPNRNNGGEHIVSWSHADAAPRELALEGRSCSRCAVEIYGKARRHLRDGSPAAGSGGNTPLHQAARSGNLRMLFHLVTLLGLDAGHGRVAEALRRTNERQETALHMAVGVGDKDMVRLLLWVDPRLGQIACRCHDTSLIYLAVSQGDQNIAQQLYDASGPDANLVSSYSGPSGQNALHAAVLHGEGMTRMVLAWKKDLSTKKDQNGSTPLHFAVSVEQRTYIPRWCFRLAWLRNAPVSFQKRMVNVPAWPLLDAQPSMAYQPDNEGLFPVHVAAVTNQTAAVHVLLTECPGCVGVRDGRGRTFLHAAVQHEGSSVVRYACRRPECASIMNVQDEDGNTALHLAVAAEKLRMLCNLLTNRGVCLNLRNNKGQTALDLAMANIRKGFFYGRNRDKLIYSTLARVGAKHSSRRGDKLSGKQDSGAEAAEQAGAGELHREESAKLTDASRTLAVGSVLIATMTFGATFTRLPGDWRPGDPGGGGAPAIAGRWWFFDAFVVASALAFILSSSATVGLMYSGIAMVELPIRRKHFLFSLFLVSSSVTCLTIAFALGVYMVLAPVARGTAIAICVVSPLLLIYRNAESLQKLFAVSGPLYARMGFWVCLRWSGGAILLRLLKKFWPFVVIFGLAGHLRSHHHHQQQPRG is encoded by the exons ATGGTGTCGAGCAGCGCCGGCCAACCGGGGCAgcagagccgccgccgcccccctccgACCTTCGAGGCTTCCGCCTCGACGGCTAATGGTGCGCAAGCCGACACCTTCGCCTCCTACCTCGAGCAGAGGAGCGTTAATCCGCAGCACATACCACCTGTCGTCGTGCGTCTCAAGCCGCTGAAGCCCGCGTGGTGCGCGCATTGCAACCGCAAGcggctcgaggaagaagaagacctcggCGCAATAGTATCGGCTATGCCGCCCAATCGCAACAATGGTGGGGAGCACATCGTGTCTTGGTCCCACGCTGACGCGGCGCCCCGCGAGCTTGCCTTAGAAGGGCGCTCTTGCTCGAGGTGCGCGGTGGAGATCTACGGGAAAGCCCGCCGGCATCTCCGGGATGGGTCACCtgcggcggggagcggcggcaaTACGCCGCTGCATCAGGCCGCCAGATCCGGGAACCTGAGGATGCTGTTCCATCTCGTCACGTTGCTGGGCCTGGACGCCGGCCACGGCAGGGTAGCGGAGGCGCTGAGGAGGACCAACGAGCGCCAGGAGACGGCCTTGCACATGGCGGTCGGTGTCGGCGACAAGGACATGGTCAGGCTGCTGCTGTGGGTGGATCCACGGCTGGGTCAGATCGCGTGCCGCTGCCACGACACCTCGCTGATTTACCTGGCCGTCTCGCAAGGAGACCAGAACATCGCGCAGCAATTGTATGATGCTTCTGGTCCGGATGCCAACCTGGTGTCCTCCTACTCCGGACCCAGCGGCCAGAATGCCTTACATGCTGCAGTTCTGCACGGAGAAG GTATGACTCGTATGGTACTCGCCTGGAAGAAGGACCTAAGCACAAAAAAGGACCAAAACGGCAGCACCCCTCTTCACTTTGCCGTATCCGTGGAGCAAAGGACATACATTCCCAGATGGTGCTTTCGCCTTGCCTGGCTGCGAAACGCCCCAGTATCGTTTCAGAAGAGGATGGTGAACGTCCCAGCATGGCCCTTGCTGGATGCCCAGCCATCCATGGCCTACCAGCCGGACAACGAAGGCTTGTTCCCCGTGCACGTCGCTGCGGTCACGAACCAGACGGCCGCCGTCCACGTCCTTCTCACGGAGTGCCCTGGCTGCGTGGGCGTGCGCGACGGCCGGGGGCGGACgttcctccacgccgccgtccaGCACGAGGGGTCGAGCGTGGTGAGGTACGCTTGCCGGAGGCCGGAGTGTGCATCTATCATGAACGTCCAGGACGAGGACGGCAACACGGCGCTGCACCTCGCCGTGGCTGCCGAGAAGCTGCGGATGCTCTGCAACCTGCTGACCAACCGGGGGGTGTGCTTGAATTTAAGGAACAACAAGGGCCAGACGGCGTTGGATTTGGCCATGGCCAACATCCGTAAAGGATTCTTCTATGGACGG aACCGGGACAAACTGATTTACAGCACGCTCGCGCGTGTGGGTGCCAAGCATTCTAGTCGCCGGGGTGACAAGTTGAGTGGCAAGCAAGATTCAGGTGCTGAGGCAGCGGAACAAGCCGGTGCCGGTGAGCTGCACAGAGAGGAGTCCGCCAAGCTGACGGACGCGAGCCGGACCCTCGCCGTCGGCTCGGTGCTCATCGCGACGATGACCTTTGGCGCCACGTTCACCCGCCTGCCAGGGGACTGGAGGCCGGGCgaccccggcggcggcggcgcgccggcgaTCGCCGGGCGGTGGTGGTTCTTCGACGCGTTCGTGGTGGCCAGCGCGCTGGCCTTCATCCTGTCCTCGTCGGCCACCGTCGGCCTCATGTACTCCGGCATCGCGATGGTGGAGTTGCCCATCCGCCGGAAGCACTTCCTGTTCTCGCTATTCCTCGTCTCCAGCTCCGTCACTTGCCTCACGATCGCGTTCGCGCTGGGCGTATACATGGTGCTGGCCCCCGTCGCCCGCGGCACGGCCATCGCTATCTGCGTCGTCAGCCCTCTGCTGCTCATCTACAGGAACGCGGAGAGCCTGCAGAAGCTGTTCGCGGTGTCGGGGCCTCTGTACGCGAGGATGGGGTTCTGGGTGTGTCTGCGGTGGTCAGGAGGGGCCATCCTGCTGCGGCTGCTGAAGAAGTTTTGGCCCTTCGTTGTGATCTTCGGCTTGGCAGGTCATTTGAggagccaccaccaccaccagcagcagccgcGCGGCTGA
- the LOC112878996 gene encoding GDSL esterase/lipase At5g33370-like produces the protein MDAALGRLLVSVLCLLAAAAEPAAAAARAFFVFGDSLVDNGNNNYLLTTARADAPPYGIDFPTHRATGRFSNGLNIPDIISEHLGAEPALPYLSPELRGVKLLVGANFASAGVGILNDTGIQFVNIIRIGDQLQYFQEYQRKLRALIGEEQAAQLVSQALVLITLGGNDFVNNYYLVPMSVRSRQYALPDYVRFLVSEYRNILSRLYELGARKVIVTGTGPIGCVPAELAMRSPNGECVAELMRAVTLFNPQLVDMVRGLNRAIGADVFVTANTMRMNFDYINNPQRFGFTNVQVACCGQGPYNGIGLCTPASNVCANRDVFAFWDAFHPTERASRIIVDQFMHGNTDYMHPMNLSTILAMDREGL, from the exons ATGGACGCTGCTCTTGGGCGTCTGCTCGTCTCCGTCCTCTGCCTGCTGGCGGCGGCcgccgagccggcggcggccgcggcgcgggcCTTCTTCGTGTTCGGGGACTCCCTCGTGGACAACGGCAACAACAACTACCTGCTCACCACGGCGCGCGCCGACGCGCCGCCCTACGGCATCGACTTCCCCACGCACCGCGCCACGGGGCGCTTCTCCAACGGGCTCAACATCCCCGACATCATCA GCGAGCACCTCGGGGCCGAACCAGCGCTGCCGTACCTGAGCCCGGAGCTCCGGGGGGTGAAGCTGCTCGTCGGCGCCAACTTCGCGTCGGCCGGCGTCGGGATCCTCAACGACACGGGAATACAATTT GTGAACATCATCCGGATCGGCGACCAGCTgcagtacttccaggagtaccaGCGGAAGCTGAGGGCCCTCATCGGCGAGGAGCAGGCGGCGCAGCTCGTGAGCCAGGCCCTCGTGCTCATCACCCTCGGCGGCAACGACTTCGTGAACAACTACTACCTGGTGCCCATGTCCGTGCGCTCGCGCCAGTACGCGCTCCCGGACTACGTCCGCTTCCTCGTCTCCGAGTACCGCAATATCCTCTCG aGGCTGTACGAGCTTGGCGCGCGGAAGGTGATCGTGACGGGGACGGGGCCGATCGGGTGCGTCCCGGCGGAGCTGGCGATGCGCAGCCCGAACGGCGAGTGCGTGGCGGAGCTGATGCGCGCCGTGACCCTCTTCAACCCgcagctggtggacatggtgcgCGGCCTTAACCGCGCCATCGGCGCCGACGTCTTCGTCACCGCCAACACGATGCGCATGAACTTCGACTACATCAACAACCCGCAGAGATTCG GGTTCACGAACGTGCAGGTGGCGTGCTGCGGGCAGGGCCCGTACAACGGGATCGGGCTGTGCACGCCGGCGTCCAACGTGTGCGCCAACCGGGACGTGTTCGCCTTCTGGGACGCGTTCCACCCCACGGAGCGGGCCAGCCGCATCATCGTCGACCAGTTCATGCACGGCAACACGGACTACATGCACCCCATGAACCTCAGCACCATCCTCGCCATGGACCGGGAGGGGCTCTAG